A single region of the Lathamus discolor isolate bLatDis1 chromosome 13, bLatDis1.hap1, whole genome shotgun sequence genome encodes:
- the RNF157 gene encoding E3 ubiquitin ligase RNF157 isoform X1: MGALTSRQDAGVEEVDVPANSVYRYPPRSGSYFANHFIMGGEKFDSTHPEGYLFGENSDLNFLGNRPVVFPYAAPPPQEPVKTLRSLINIRKDTLRLVKCSEEVKTPGEEVSKAKVHYNVEFTFDTDARVAITIYYQASEEFHNGVASYIPRDSSLQSETVHYKRGVCQQFCVPSHTIDPSEWSEDELGFDLDREVYPMVVQAVVDEGEEHSGHCHVLLATFEKHSDGTFCVKPLKQKQVVDGVSYLLQEIYGIENKYNTQDCKVAEDEVSDNSAECVVCLSDVRDTLILPCRHLCLCNTCADTLRYQANNCPICRLPFRALLQIRAMRKKLGPLSPTGFNPVISSQTSDSEEHSSSEHIPPGYEVVSLLEALNGPLMPSPVPLRRLGEPPGAGPLPCYDGSLPPLRALSPLERVPDCGPPGLKVKRSISKSISQNSSILPEEEDEKSCTESELRVSRRRSPARCQEECGVTPESENFTLSSSGAIDQSSCTGTPLSSTISSPEEPVSSSLAQSVMSMASSQSQHSQLSTDTVSSMSGSYITPGTEEEEEEEGEMLPSPAGASATASDGESTPVESPDINFVSISAEERDAEGNDVLEDEDASPTQEDGPRTGAFLGLSCDNNNDLGIAHVKALDNKLCSEACLPELPRGDKCIGDPTPRVARGLLSAAGSSVPACVSGGNTGHKAQVKPSEGPGLHQYICGQAQSNSAPALPLCLNLWQVPDPQRVLGS, encoded by the exons ATGGGGGCTCTGACCAGCCGGCAAGACGCAGGCGTGGAGGAAGTGGATGTCCCCGCTAATTCCGTCTACAGATACCCCCCGAGATCCG gGAGCTACTTTGCCAACCACTTCATCATGGGCGGCGAGAAGTTCGACTCCACTCATCCCGAGGGATACCTCTTCGGAGAGAACAGCGACCTCAACTTCCTGGGGAACCGGCCCGTGGTG TTCCCTTACGCTGCTCCACCTCCTCAGGAACCCGTGAAGACCCTCAGGAGCTTGATCAACATCCGCAAGGACACCCTGCGCCTCGTCAA GTGCTCAGAGGAGGTGAAGACCCCGGGGGAGGAAGTCAGCAAAGCCAAGGTGCACTACAACGTGGAGTTCACCTTCGACACGGACGCCCGCGTGGCCATCACCATCTACTACCAGGCCAGCGAGGAGTTCCACAACGGGGTGGCGAG TTACATCCCCCGGGACTCGAGCCTGCAGTCCGAGACGGTGCACTACAAGCGGGGGGTGTGCCAGCAGTTCTGTGTCCCCTCCCACACCATCGACCCCTCCGAGTGGAGTGAGGACGAG CTGGGCTTCGACCTGGACCGGGAGGTGTACCCCATGGTGGTGCAGGCGGTGGTGGATGAAGGAGAAG AGCACAGCGGGCACTGCCACGTGCTGCTGGCCACCTTCGAGAAG cACAGCGATGGCACCTTCTGCGTGAAGCCCCTCAAGCAGAAGCAAGTG GTGGATGGTGTGAGCTACCTCCTGCAGGAGATCTATGGCATTGAGAACAAGTACAACACACAGGACTGCAAG gtggCCGAGGACGAGGTGAGCGACAACAGCGCCGAGTGCGTGGTGTGCCTGTCGGACGTGCGGGACACGCTCATCCTGCCCTGCCGCCacctctgcctctgcaacacGTGCGCTGACACCCTGCGCTACCAGGCCAACAACTGCCCCATCTGCAGGCTGC CTTTCCGAGCCTTGCTTCAAATCCGAGCCATGAGGAAGAAGCTGGGGCCCCTCTCGCCCACCGGCTTCAACCCCGTCATCTCCTCGCAGACCTCTGACTCTGAGGAGCACTCG TCCTCAGAGCACATCCCCCCGGGCTATGAGGTTGTGTCCCTGCTGGAGGCTCTCAATGGGCCCCTGATGCCATCCCCGGTGCCCCTGCGCAGGCTGGGGGAGCCCCCGGGCGCGGGGCCCCTGCCCTGCTATGATGGGTCCCTGCCCCCCCTGCGGGCTCTGTCACCCCTCGAGCGCGTCCCCGACTGCGGCCCCCCGGGGCTCAAGGTGAAGAGGAGCATCTCCAA GTCCATCTCGCAGAACTCCTCCATCCTGCCCgaggaggaggatgagaagTCGTGCACCGAGTCGGAGCTGAGGGTCTCCAGGAGGAGATCCCCTGCCCGGTGCCAGGAG GAGTGTGGTGTGACGCCGGAGAGTGAAAACTTCACCCTGTCATCATCAGGAGCCATCGACCAGTCCTCGTGCACCGGGACACCCCTCTCCTCCACCATCTCGTCCCCAGAAG AGCCCgtcagcagcagcctggcccAGTCCGTCATGTCCATGGCCTCCTCCCAGAGCCAGCACTCGCAGCTCAGCACCGACACCGTGTCCTCCATGTCCGGCTCCTACATCACTCCCGGTacggaggaggaagaggaggaggaaggggaaatgcTCCCCTCGCCTGCAGGTGCCAGCGCCACAGCCTCTGATGGAGAG TCGACGCCTGTGGAGTCCCCGGATATCAACTTCGTCAGCATCTCAGCCGAGGAGCGCGATGCCGAG GGCAACGACGTGCTGGAGGATGAGGACGCGTCTCCCACACAGGAAGATG GCCCGAGGACAGGCGCTTTCCTCGGTCTGAGCTGTGACAATAACAATGACTTGGGCATCGCACACGTGAAAGCGCTGGACAATAAACTGTGCTCTGAGGCCTGCTTACCTG AGCTGCCCAGAGGTGACAAATGTATTGGTGACCCCACTCCTCGTGTGGCCCGGGggctgctcagtgctgcaggatCCTCTGTGCCCGCCTGTGTGTCTGGAGGAAACACGGGGCACAAAGCCCAGGTGAAGCCCTCTGAGGGGCCAGGTCTCCATCAATACATTTGTGGACAAGCTCAAAGCAACTCTGCCCCCGCCTTGCCCCTGTGCCTAAATCTGTGGCAGGTCCCAGACCCGCAGCGGGTGCTGGGGAGCTGA
- the RNF157 gene encoding E3 ubiquitin ligase RNF157 isoform X2, with product MGALTSRQDAGVEEVDVPANSVYRYPPRSGSYFANHFIMGGEKFDSTHPEGYLFGENSDLNFLGNRPVVEPVKTLRSLINIRKDTLRLVKCSEEVKTPGEEVSKAKVHYNVEFTFDTDARVAITIYYQASEEFHNGVASYIPRDSSLQSETVHYKRGVCQQFCVPSHTIDPSEWSEDELGFDLDREVYPMVVQAVVDEGEEHSGHCHVLLATFEKHSDGTFCVKPLKQKQVVDGVSYLLQEIYGIENKYNTQDCKVAEDEVSDNSAECVVCLSDVRDTLILPCRHLCLCNTCADTLRYQANNCPICRLPFRALLQIRAMRKKLGPLSPTGFNPVISSQTSDSEEHSSSEHIPPGYEVVSLLEALNGPLMPSPVPLRRLGEPPGAGPLPCYDGSLPPLRALSPLERVPDCGPPGLKVKRSISKSISQNSSILPEEEDEKSCTESELRVSRRRSPARCQEECGVTPESENFTLSSSGAIDQSSCTGTPLSSTISSPEEPVSSSLAQSVMSMASSQSQHSQLSTDTVSSMSGSYITPGTEEEEEEEGEMLPSPAGASATASDGESTPVESPDINFVSISAEERDAEGNDVLEDEDASPTQEDGPRTGAFLGLSCDNNNDLGIAHVKALDNKLCSEACLPELPRGDKCIGDPTPRVARGLLSAAGSSVPACVSGGNTGHKAQVKPSEGPGLHQYICGQAQSNSAPALPLCLNLWQVPDPQRVLGS from the exons ATGGGGGCTCTGACCAGCCGGCAAGACGCAGGCGTGGAGGAAGTGGATGTCCCCGCTAATTCCGTCTACAGATACCCCCCGAGATCCG gGAGCTACTTTGCCAACCACTTCATCATGGGCGGCGAGAAGTTCGACTCCACTCATCCCGAGGGATACCTCTTCGGAGAGAACAGCGACCTCAACTTCCTGGGGAACCGGCCCGTGGTG GAACCCGTGAAGACCCTCAGGAGCTTGATCAACATCCGCAAGGACACCCTGCGCCTCGTCAA GTGCTCAGAGGAGGTGAAGACCCCGGGGGAGGAAGTCAGCAAAGCCAAGGTGCACTACAACGTGGAGTTCACCTTCGACACGGACGCCCGCGTGGCCATCACCATCTACTACCAGGCCAGCGAGGAGTTCCACAACGGGGTGGCGAG TTACATCCCCCGGGACTCGAGCCTGCAGTCCGAGACGGTGCACTACAAGCGGGGGGTGTGCCAGCAGTTCTGTGTCCCCTCCCACACCATCGACCCCTCCGAGTGGAGTGAGGACGAG CTGGGCTTCGACCTGGACCGGGAGGTGTACCCCATGGTGGTGCAGGCGGTGGTGGATGAAGGAGAAG AGCACAGCGGGCACTGCCACGTGCTGCTGGCCACCTTCGAGAAG cACAGCGATGGCACCTTCTGCGTGAAGCCCCTCAAGCAGAAGCAAGTG GTGGATGGTGTGAGCTACCTCCTGCAGGAGATCTATGGCATTGAGAACAAGTACAACACACAGGACTGCAAG gtggCCGAGGACGAGGTGAGCGACAACAGCGCCGAGTGCGTGGTGTGCCTGTCGGACGTGCGGGACACGCTCATCCTGCCCTGCCGCCacctctgcctctgcaacacGTGCGCTGACACCCTGCGCTACCAGGCCAACAACTGCCCCATCTGCAGGCTGC CTTTCCGAGCCTTGCTTCAAATCCGAGCCATGAGGAAGAAGCTGGGGCCCCTCTCGCCCACCGGCTTCAACCCCGTCATCTCCTCGCAGACCTCTGACTCTGAGGAGCACTCG TCCTCAGAGCACATCCCCCCGGGCTATGAGGTTGTGTCCCTGCTGGAGGCTCTCAATGGGCCCCTGATGCCATCCCCGGTGCCCCTGCGCAGGCTGGGGGAGCCCCCGGGCGCGGGGCCCCTGCCCTGCTATGATGGGTCCCTGCCCCCCCTGCGGGCTCTGTCACCCCTCGAGCGCGTCCCCGACTGCGGCCCCCCGGGGCTCAAGGTGAAGAGGAGCATCTCCAA GTCCATCTCGCAGAACTCCTCCATCCTGCCCgaggaggaggatgagaagTCGTGCACCGAGTCGGAGCTGAGGGTCTCCAGGAGGAGATCCCCTGCCCGGTGCCAGGAG GAGTGTGGTGTGACGCCGGAGAGTGAAAACTTCACCCTGTCATCATCAGGAGCCATCGACCAGTCCTCGTGCACCGGGACACCCCTCTCCTCCACCATCTCGTCCCCAGAAG AGCCCgtcagcagcagcctggcccAGTCCGTCATGTCCATGGCCTCCTCCCAGAGCCAGCACTCGCAGCTCAGCACCGACACCGTGTCCTCCATGTCCGGCTCCTACATCACTCCCGGTacggaggaggaagaggaggaggaaggggaaatgcTCCCCTCGCCTGCAGGTGCCAGCGCCACAGCCTCTGATGGAGAG TCGACGCCTGTGGAGTCCCCGGATATCAACTTCGTCAGCATCTCAGCCGAGGAGCGCGATGCCGAG GGCAACGACGTGCTGGAGGATGAGGACGCGTCTCCCACACAGGAAGATG GCCCGAGGACAGGCGCTTTCCTCGGTCTGAGCTGTGACAATAACAATGACTTGGGCATCGCACACGTGAAAGCGCTGGACAATAAACTGTGCTCTGAGGCCTGCTTACCTG AGCTGCCCAGAGGTGACAAATGTATTGGTGACCCCACTCCTCGTGTGGCCCGGGggctgctcagtgctgcaggatCCTCTGTGCCCGCCTGTGTGTCTGGAGGAAACACGGGGCACAAAGCCCAGGTGAAGCCCTCTGAGGGGCCAGGTCTCCATCAATACATTTGTGGACAAGCTCAAAGCAACTCTGCCCCCGCCTTGCCCCTGTGCCTAAATCTGTGGCAGGTCCCAGACCCGCAGCGGGTGCTGGGGAGCTGA
- the RNF157 gene encoding E3 ubiquitin ligase RNF157 isoform X5: protein MGALTSRQDAGVEEVDVPANSVYRYPPRSGSYFANHFIMGGEKFDSTHPEGYLFGENSDLNFLGNRPVVFPYAAPPPQEPVKTLRSLINIRKDTLRLVKCSEEVKTPGEEVSKAKVHYNVEFTFDTDARVAITIYYQASEEFHNGVASYIPRDSSLQSETVHYKRGVCQQFCVPSHTIDPSEWSEDELGFDLDREVYPMVVQAVVDEGEEHSGHCHVLLATFEKHSDGTFCVKPLKQKQVVDGVSYLLQEIYGIENKYNTQDCKVAEDEVSDNSAECVVCLSDVRDTLILPCRHLCLCNTCADTLRYQANNCPICRLPFRALLQIRAMRKKLGPLSPTGFNPVISSQTSDSEEHSSSEHIPPGYEVVSLLEALNGPLMPSPVPLRRLGEPPGAGPLPCYDGSLPPLRALSPLERVPDCGPPGLKVKRSISKSISQNSSILPEEEDEKSCTESELRVSRRRSPARCQEECGVTPESENFTLSSSGAIDQSSCTGTPLSSTISSPEEPVSSSLAQSVMSMASSQSQHSQLSTDTVSSMSGSYITPGTEEEEEEEGEMLPSPAGASATASDGESTPVESPDINFVSISAEERDAEGNDVLEDEDASPTQEDGPRTGAFLGLSCDNNNDLGIAHVKALDNKLCSEACLPAAVPDSCPINIEE, encoded by the exons ATGGGGGCTCTGACCAGCCGGCAAGACGCAGGCGTGGAGGAAGTGGATGTCCCCGCTAATTCCGTCTACAGATACCCCCCGAGATCCG gGAGCTACTTTGCCAACCACTTCATCATGGGCGGCGAGAAGTTCGACTCCACTCATCCCGAGGGATACCTCTTCGGAGAGAACAGCGACCTCAACTTCCTGGGGAACCGGCCCGTGGTG TTCCCTTACGCTGCTCCACCTCCTCAGGAACCCGTGAAGACCCTCAGGAGCTTGATCAACATCCGCAAGGACACCCTGCGCCTCGTCAA GTGCTCAGAGGAGGTGAAGACCCCGGGGGAGGAAGTCAGCAAAGCCAAGGTGCACTACAACGTGGAGTTCACCTTCGACACGGACGCCCGCGTGGCCATCACCATCTACTACCAGGCCAGCGAGGAGTTCCACAACGGGGTGGCGAG TTACATCCCCCGGGACTCGAGCCTGCAGTCCGAGACGGTGCACTACAAGCGGGGGGTGTGCCAGCAGTTCTGTGTCCCCTCCCACACCATCGACCCCTCCGAGTGGAGTGAGGACGAG CTGGGCTTCGACCTGGACCGGGAGGTGTACCCCATGGTGGTGCAGGCGGTGGTGGATGAAGGAGAAG AGCACAGCGGGCACTGCCACGTGCTGCTGGCCACCTTCGAGAAG cACAGCGATGGCACCTTCTGCGTGAAGCCCCTCAAGCAGAAGCAAGTG GTGGATGGTGTGAGCTACCTCCTGCAGGAGATCTATGGCATTGAGAACAAGTACAACACACAGGACTGCAAG gtggCCGAGGACGAGGTGAGCGACAACAGCGCCGAGTGCGTGGTGTGCCTGTCGGACGTGCGGGACACGCTCATCCTGCCCTGCCGCCacctctgcctctgcaacacGTGCGCTGACACCCTGCGCTACCAGGCCAACAACTGCCCCATCTGCAGGCTGC CTTTCCGAGCCTTGCTTCAAATCCGAGCCATGAGGAAGAAGCTGGGGCCCCTCTCGCCCACCGGCTTCAACCCCGTCATCTCCTCGCAGACCTCTGACTCTGAGGAGCACTCG TCCTCAGAGCACATCCCCCCGGGCTATGAGGTTGTGTCCCTGCTGGAGGCTCTCAATGGGCCCCTGATGCCATCCCCGGTGCCCCTGCGCAGGCTGGGGGAGCCCCCGGGCGCGGGGCCCCTGCCCTGCTATGATGGGTCCCTGCCCCCCCTGCGGGCTCTGTCACCCCTCGAGCGCGTCCCCGACTGCGGCCCCCCGGGGCTCAAGGTGAAGAGGAGCATCTCCAA GTCCATCTCGCAGAACTCCTCCATCCTGCCCgaggaggaggatgagaagTCGTGCACCGAGTCGGAGCTGAGGGTCTCCAGGAGGAGATCCCCTGCCCGGTGCCAGGAG GAGTGTGGTGTGACGCCGGAGAGTGAAAACTTCACCCTGTCATCATCAGGAGCCATCGACCAGTCCTCGTGCACCGGGACACCCCTCTCCTCCACCATCTCGTCCCCAGAAG AGCCCgtcagcagcagcctggcccAGTCCGTCATGTCCATGGCCTCCTCCCAGAGCCAGCACTCGCAGCTCAGCACCGACACCGTGTCCTCCATGTCCGGCTCCTACATCACTCCCGGTacggaggaggaagaggaggaggaaggggaaatgcTCCCCTCGCCTGCAGGTGCCAGCGCCACAGCCTCTGATGGAGAG TCGACGCCTGTGGAGTCCCCGGATATCAACTTCGTCAGCATCTCAGCCGAGGAGCGCGATGCCGAG GGCAACGACGTGCTGGAGGATGAGGACGCGTCTCCCACACAGGAAGATG GCCCGAGGACAGGCGCTTTCCTCGGTCTGAGCTGTGACAATAACAATGACTTGGGCATCGCACACGTGAAAGCGCTGGACAATAAACTGTGCTCTGAGGCCTGCTTACCTG CCGCCGTGCCGGACTCCTGCCCCATTAACATTGAGGAATAG
- the RNF157 gene encoding E3 ubiquitin ligase RNF157 isoform X4, which translates to MGALTSRQDAGVEEVDVPANSVYRYPPRSGSYFANHFIMGGEKFDSTHPEGYLFGENSDLNFLGNRPVVFPYAAPPPQEPVKTLRSLINIRKDTLRLVKCSEEVKTPGEEVSKAKVHYNVEFTFDTDARVAITIYYQASEEFHNGVASYIPRDSSLQSETVHYKRGVCQQFCVPSHTIDPSEWSEDELGFDLDREVYPMVVQAVVDEGEEHSGHCHVLLATFEKHSDGTFCVKPLKQKQVVDGVSYLLQEIYGIENKYNTQDCKVAEDEVSDNSAECVVCLSDVRDTLILPCRHLCLCNTCADTLRYQANNCPICRLPFRALLQIRAMRKKLGPLSPTGFNPVISSQTSDSEEHSSSEHIPPGYEVVSLLEALNGPLMPSPVPLRRLGEPPGAGPLPCYDGSLPPLRALSPLERVPDCGPPGLKVKRSISKSISQNSSILPEEEDEKSCTESELRVSRRRSPARCQEECGVTPESENFTLSSSGAIDQSSCTGTPLSSTISSPEEPVSSSLAQSVMSMASSQSQHSQLSTDTVSSMSGSYITPGTEEEEEEEGEMLPSPAGASATASDGESTPVESPDINFVSISAEERDAEGNDVLEDEDASPTQEDGPRTGAFLGLSCDNNNDLGIAHVKALDNKLCSEACLPGPEAANNNVRLQQAPRPRCPPGPQDLEQAAATPV; encoded by the exons ATGGGGGCTCTGACCAGCCGGCAAGACGCAGGCGTGGAGGAAGTGGATGTCCCCGCTAATTCCGTCTACAGATACCCCCCGAGATCCG gGAGCTACTTTGCCAACCACTTCATCATGGGCGGCGAGAAGTTCGACTCCACTCATCCCGAGGGATACCTCTTCGGAGAGAACAGCGACCTCAACTTCCTGGGGAACCGGCCCGTGGTG TTCCCTTACGCTGCTCCACCTCCTCAGGAACCCGTGAAGACCCTCAGGAGCTTGATCAACATCCGCAAGGACACCCTGCGCCTCGTCAA GTGCTCAGAGGAGGTGAAGACCCCGGGGGAGGAAGTCAGCAAAGCCAAGGTGCACTACAACGTGGAGTTCACCTTCGACACGGACGCCCGCGTGGCCATCACCATCTACTACCAGGCCAGCGAGGAGTTCCACAACGGGGTGGCGAG TTACATCCCCCGGGACTCGAGCCTGCAGTCCGAGACGGTGCACTACAAGCGGGGGGTGTGCCAGCAGTTCTGTGTCCCCTCCCACACCATCGACCCCTCCGAGTGGAGTGAGGACGAG CTGGGCTTCGACCTGGACCGGGAGGTGTACCCCATGGTGGTGCAGGCGGTGGTGGATGAAGGAGAAG AGCACAGCGGGCACTGCCACGTGCTGCTGGCCACCTTCGAGAAG cACAGCGATGGCACCTTCTGCGTGAAGCCCCTCAAGCAGAAGCAAGTG GTGGATGGTGTGAGCTACCTCCTGCAGGAGATCTATGGCATTGAGAACAAGTACAACACACAGGACTGCAAG gtggCCGAGGACGAGGTGAGCGACAACAGCGCCGAGTGCGTGGTGTGCCTGTCGGACGTGCGGGACACGCTCATCCTGCCCTGCCGCCacctctgcctctgcaacacGTGCGCTGACACCCTGCGCTACCAGGCCAACAACTGCCCCATCTGCAGGCTGC CTTTCCGAGCCTTGCTTCAAATCCGAGCCATGAGGAAGAAGCTGGGGCCCCTCTCGCCCACCGGCTTCAACCCCGTCATCTCCTCGCAGACCTCTGACTCTGAGGAGCACTCG TCCTCAGAGCACATCCCCCCGGGCTATGAGGTTGTGTCCCTGCTGGAGGCTCTCAATGGGCCCCTGATGCCATCCCCGGTGCCCCTGCGCAGGCTGGGGGAGCCCCCGGGCGCGGGGCCCCTGCCCTGCTATGATGGGTCCCTGCCCCCCCTGCGGGCTCTGTCACCCCTCGAGCGCGTCCCCGACTGCGGCCCCCCGGGGCTCAAGGTGAAGAGGAGCATCTCCAA GTCCATCTCGCAGAACTCCTCCATCCTGCCCgaggaggaggatgagaagTCGTGCACCGAGTCGGAGCTGAGGGTCTCCAGGAGGAGATCCCCTGCCCGGTGCCAGGAG GAGTGTGGTGTGACGCCGGAGAGTGAAAACTTCACCCTGTCATCATCAGGAGCCATCGACCAGTCCTCGTGCACCGGGACACCCCTCTCCTCCACCATCTCGTCCCCAGAAG AGCCCgtcagcagcagcctggcccAGTCCGTCATGTCCATGGCCTCCTCCCAGAGCCAGCACTCGCAGCTCAGCACCGACACCGTGTCCTCCATGTCCGGCTCCTACATCACTCCCGGTacggaggaggaagaggaggaggaaggggaaatgcTCCCCTCGCCTGCAGGTGCCAGCGCCACAGCCTCTGATGGAGAG TCGACGCCTGTGGAGTCCCCGGATATCAACTTCGTCAGCATCTCAGCCGAGGAGCGCGATGCCGAG GGCAACGACGTGCTGGAGGATGAGGACGCGTCTCCCACACAGGAAGATG GCCCGAGGACAGGCGCTTTCCTCGGTCTGAGCTGTGACAATAACAATGACTTGGGCATCGCACACGTGAAAGCGCTGGACAATAAACTGTGCTCTGAGGCCTGCTTACCTG GCCCAGAGGCAGCCAACAACAACGTGCGGCTGCAGCAGGcaccccggccccgctgcccccccgGCCCCCAGGACCTGGAGCAGGCAGCGGCCACCCCTGTGTGA
- the RNF157 gene encoding E3 ubiquitin ligase RNF157 isoform X3, producing the protein MGALTSRQDAGVEEVDVPANSVYRYPPRSGSYFANHFIMGGEKFDSTHPEGYLFGENSDLNFLGNRPVVFPYAAPPPQEPVKTLRSLINIRKDTLRLVKCSEEVKTPGEEVSKAKVHYNVEFTFDTDARVAITIYYQASEEFHNGVASYIPRDSSLQSETVHYKRGVCQQFCVPSHTIDPSEWSEDELGFDLDREVYPMVVQAVVDEGEEHSGHCHVLLATFEKHSDGTFCVKPLKQKQVVDGVSYLLQEIYGIENKYNTQDCKVAEDEVSDNSAECVVCLSDVRDTLILPCRHLCLCNTCADTLRYQANNCPICRLPFRALLQIRAMRKKLGPLSPTGFNPVISSQTSDSEEHSSSEHIPPGYEVVSLLEALNGPLMPSPVPLRRLGEPPGAGPLPCYDGSLPPLRALSPLERVPDCGPPGLKVKRSISKSISQNSSILPEEEDEKSCTESELRVSRRRSPARCQEECGVTPESENFTLSSSGAIDQSSCTGTPLSSTISSPEEPVSSSLAQSVMSMASSQSQHSQLSTDTVSSMSGSYITPGTEEEEEEEGEMLPSPAGASATASDGESTPVESPDINFVSISAEERDAEGNDVLEDEDASPTQEDGPRTGAFLGLSCDNNNDLGIAHVKALDNKLCSEACLPGEWPSAEHELGAGGTVPLLPASPQPLASTPPLLLPSPSSPPPSSSSPPAPPSGCPHCTRHAMTQL; encoded by the exons ATGGGGGCTCTGACCAGCCGGCAAGACGCAGGCGTGGAGGAAGTGGATGTCCCCGCTAATTCCGTCTACAGATACCCCCCGAGATCCG gGAGCTACTTTGCCAACCACTTCATCATGGGCGGCGAGAAGTTCGACTCCACTCATCCCGAGGGATACCTCTTCGGAGAGAACAGCGACCTCAACTTCCTGGGGAACCGGCCCGTGGTG TTCCCTTACGCTGCTCCACCTCCTCAGGAACCCGTGAAGACCCTCAGGAGCTTGATCAACATCCGCAAGGACACCCTGCGCCTCGTCAA GTGCTCAGAGGAGGTGAAGACCCCGGGGGAGGAAGTCAGCAAAGCCAAGGTGCACTACAACGTGGAGTTCACCTTCGACACGGACGCCCGCGTGGCCATCACCATCTACTACCAGGCCAGCGAGGAGTTCCACAACGGGGTGGCGAG TTACATCCCCCGGGACTCGAGCCTGCAGTCCGAGACGGTGCACTACAAGCGGGGGGTGTGCCAGCAGTTCTGTGTCCCCTCCCACACCATCGACCCCTCCGAGTGGAGTGAGGACGAG CTGGGCTTCGACCTGGACCGGGAGGTGTACCCCATGGTGGTGCAGGCGGTGGTGGATGAAGGAGAAG AGCACAGCGGGCACTGCCACGTGCTGCTGGCCACCTTCGAGAAG cACAGCGATGGCACCTTCTGCGTGAAGCCCCTCAAGCAGAAGCAAGTG GTGGATGGTGTGAGCTACCTCCTGCAGGAGATCTATGGCATTGAGAACAAGTACAACACACAGGACTGCAAG gtggCCGAGGACGAGGTGAGCGACAACAGCGCCGAGTGCGTGGTGTGCCTGTCGGACGTGCGGGACACGCTCATCCTGCCCTGCCGCCacctctgcctctgcaacacGTGCGCTGACACCCTGCGCTACCAGGCCAACAACTGCCCCATCTGCAGGCTGC CTTTCCGAGCCTTGCTTCAAATCCGAGCCATGAGGAAGAAGCTGGGGCCCCTCTCGCCCACCGGCTTCAACCCCGTCATCTCCTCGCAGACCTCTGACTCTGAGGAGCACTCG TCCTCAGAGCACATCCCCCCGGGCTATGAGGTTGTGTCCCTGCTGGAGGCTCTCAATGGGCCCCTGATGCCATCCCCGGTGCCCCTGCGCAGGCTGGGGGAGCCCCCGGGCGCGGGGCCCCTGCCCTGCTATGATGGGTCCCTGCCCCCCCTGCGGGCTCTGTCACCCCTCGAGCGCGTCCCCGACTGCGGCCCCCCGGGGCTCAAGGTGAAGAGGAGCATCTCCAA GTCCATCTCGCAGAACTCCTCCATCCTGCCCgaggaggaggatgagaagTCGTGCACCGAGTCGGAGCTGAGGGTCTCCAGGAGGAGATCCCCTGCCCGGTGCCAGGAG GAGTGTGGTGTGACGCCGGAGAGTGAAAACTTCACCCTGTCATCATCAGGAGCCATCGACCAGTCCTCGTGCACCGGGACACCCCTCTCCTCCACCATCTCGTCCCCAGAAG AGCCCgtcagcagcagcctggcccAGTCCGTCATGTCCATGGCCTCCTCCCAGAGCCAGCACTCGCAGCTCAGCACCGACACCGTGTCCTCCATGTCCGGCTCCTACATCACTCCCGGTacggaggaggaagaggaggaggaaggggaaatgcTCCCCTCGCCTGCAGGTGCCAGCGCCACAGCCTCTGATGGAGAG TCGACGCCTGTGGAGTCCCCGGATATCAACTTCGTCAGCATCTCAGCCGAGGAGCGCGATGCCGAG GGCAACGACGTGCTGGAGGATGAGGACGCGTCTCCCACACAGGAAGATG GCCCGAGGACAGGCGCTTTCCTCGGTCTGAGCTGTGACAATAACAATGACTTGGGCATCGCACACGTGAAAGCGCTGGACAATAAACTGTGCTCTGAGGCCTGCTTACCTGGTGAGTGGCCGTCTGCTGAACATGAACTTGGGGCGGGGGGGACAGTCCCACTCCTCCCTGCATCACCCCAGCCCTTGGCATCcacccctcctctcctcctgccatcCCCATCATCCCCACCGCCATCCTCATCATCCCCACCTGCACCCCCCTCAGGCTGTCCTCACTGCACCAGGCATGCCATGACCCAGCTGTAG